The Silvibacterium dinghuense region TGAAGTAGAGGCTGACCAGGTTGACGTTGACCTTGAGCGTGGTCGCGGGCTTGTCCTCAACCTGCTGGTCGGGAAACTCGCTGGCTGCAGGCGGCGCATCGGCCGAAGGGGTCGTCTGAGCCCGCGCCGCGGGCGGCAGGGTCGCAGCCAAACCCGGCAGCAGCACCAGGGCCAGCAGAAGAGTACGTCGGGAATTCAGCATGGCTCTACCTTACGTGACGGAAAGCGCGCTGCGCGCGCGACAGGAAACATCTGTATAGACGCGGGCGGGCGGCGAAAGTTCTGACCGGCGGAGAGACAGCATCCGGGCGGGGCAGCGCCAAAGGCCCCCTGTCGCATCTGGTAGTCTGAGGTTTAGACTTTTTCTGCGACGCTGGCGTGAGAACCGGCTCTGGCGCGTCTAAGTAGTTGCGTGACCGGGGATATTGCGGGAATGATCCCGGCCCGGCCGCGAGACTTCTGTGACCCACGTCAGGCCATCGTCCGGGCAAGTCACGGCAGGCAGTTGGAGGATTACTGGTGACGCAAGGCGCCTTGGTAGTGGCTCTGTCCCTCTTTATGCTGGGGGCAGCACAGCAGCAACAACAGCAGCAAAGCATTCCGGACGCACCTGCGCCCGCGACCACCGGTCTTTCCGACCTGAAGAACCAGGTCACACCGGGTTCCGGCGCTACGGCCGATACCAAGCAGGGCGACCAGAATGCGCAGCAGAACGCGCCCCAGAATCAGAGCTCAGGCCAAAACTCGAACTCCAGCCAGACTCCGCAGCCGAACCAGCAGGACGCCACTCCGCAACAGCCCCCGCCGCAGACCTTCGGCAACCAGCAGGATCAGAGCGCCTTTTTGATCCGCGTTCCGGTCAATTACATTCAGGTTCCGGTCCGCGTCTGGGACAAGCATCACCACCAGGTCGCAGGCCTCGAACCGGAACAGTTCCGCATCTACGAAGACGGCAATCCGCAGAATCTCGCCACCTTCTCGGTAGTTCCTGAACCGCTCTCGGTGGCCTTTGTCATCGACCAGACCCTGCCCTCGGACATCATGAAGAAGGTGAACGACAGCCTGGATGCGATCACCGGCGCCTTCGCGCCCTACGATTCGATGGCCGTCATCACGTACAACACCAGCCCTGAGCTGGTCACCACCTTTACCGGCATGCGCGGCGCCCGTCTGCCCGCGGCCCTCCAGTCCGCCAAGCGTCCCGGCCGCGATATGGGCATGCCCACGGTCAGCGGTCCGATGGCCTCGGGCATGTCGATCAACGGCAATTCGCCCGATCCGAACCTGGCTCCGCAGCGCGGCAACATGTCCGGCTTCCTGGTCGCGCCCAAGGAATCCCATCCGCTCAACGACGCCATCCTCTTCGCCGCCCGCGAGCTGGCCCGCCAGCCGCATGACCGCCGCCGCGTGATCTACGTCATCGGCGACGGCAAGGATCAGCGCAGCAAGGTTACCCAGAAGGAAGTTCTCAAGTTTCTGCTGACCAATAACATCTCGGTCTACGGCACGCTGGTGGGCGATTCCGCCACCTGGGGCGTCGGCTACCTCGACAAGCTGCGCCTGCCGCTGCTGCCGACCGACAACGTGCTGCCCAAGTACGCCACCTTCACCGGCGGTTACCTCAATGCCCAGTTCTCCGAGAACGGCATCCAGCGGAGCTTTGCCGATATCGCCGCCTCGCTCCGCAGCGACTACACGCTGGGCTATTACAGCCATGCGCCTTCTCTGAGCGAGAAGCATCACTCCATCGAAGTCAAGGTGAAGGTGCCTGACGTAGACGTGTCCGCCAAGGAAGGCTATTACCCCTCGCTGGCGAACGTCAGCCAGTAATGCTCCTGCACTCTGCCCCTGCCTGGGGTGGAGGGCCCGTTCTCTTCGGGCTCTCCACCTCGGCGCTCTGGGGCATTTCGGACTTCTCCGGCGGCCTCGCTGCCCGGCGCACCCCGCCCGCGCTGATCGTCTCCTTCGCCCACGCGCTCTCTTTCGTCATCCTGATAGCCATCTGCCTGCTGCGGCACGAGCCCCTCGACGCGGTCTCCATCCGCCTTGGCCTGCTCAGCGGCATCGCCGCCGGCATCGGCATCATCACCCTCTACCGCGCGCTCTCCATGGGTTCGATGGGCATGGCCGCCGCCACCTGCGGCGTGGTCACCACCCTCATCCCCGTCCTCACATCCTGGTTTCTGGAAGGACACGCCGGTACCTTGCAGCTGGCCGGCTTTGCGCTCGCGGCGCTGGCCATCCTGCTCATCAGCCTGTCGCCCTCGGAACACGCTCAGCCCCGCGCCCTCTGGCTAGCCGCAGCAGCCGGAGTCCTGTTCGGCGCCATGCTCATCTGCATGCGCTTCGGCGCAGGGCACTCCGTGCTCTGGACGCTGGCCTGGACGCGTGCGGCGAGCACGGCCATGGGCCTGGGCGCCTCGGCGATGCTCCCGGCCGCGGAGCGCCGCTGGACGGGCGGCGCGGCCGCCCTGATGCTAGCTACGGTCATTGCCCTCGGCGATACGGGTGGCAATCTCTTCTACATGCTGGCCACCCTCGCCGGACGCATGGACAGCGCCACGGTGCTCTCGGCGCTCTATCCGGGTACCACCATGCTGCTGGCGGTGCTGATCCTGCGCGAGCGGGCCAGCCGGACACAGGCAGCGGGCATGGTGCTGGCGCTGGCGGCCGTGGCTCTGATTGCGCTCTGAGACCCATAGCGCCGGGTTGGCACAGCAGATGCACACGCCGGTACCAGTCCAGCCTCAAGATTACCTTCAAATGACTGATTTGAGAGAACTTCTATCCCGTTCACAGCGCGGTTGACGCTGCCCGGCGGCGCGCGTCCAAAATTTGAGCGCCCGCAACCCAGCCACGCCTCCTGTGTTGCTATAAGAAGAGCGTTCCCTGCTCCGCTCCGGCGCGTGCCGGCCCCGCATCCAACTTCACGAGGCCTTAAAAGCCTCCATCGCAGAGATCTGGAGTGACCAGAGTCAGATATGAGCCCAAGCTCCCCACAATTCAGACCCGCACGACTGCGTACTGCCGTTCTTGCCGCTGCTGCTTTTGCGTTCGCATGCTTTTCCGCACGACTGCTCGCCGATCCCGCGCCTTTTGATCTGCAGGGACCGCGACTCGAGATCAAGGTGACCCGTGGCGGCATGTCGCTGCCCATCACGCAGGTGCCGAACCTGGCTGTCGGCGACCGCATCTGGATTCACCCCGACTTTCCGCTGAGCCAGGCCGCGCACTACCTGCTGATCGCCGCCTTTCTGCGCGGGTCGACCAATCCGCCTCCCGAGAACTGGTTTTTCAAGGCGGAAACCTGGGATAAGAAGTTCACCGGCCTGAACATCACCGTGCCCGAGGGCGCGCAGCAGGTGATCGTCTTCCTGGCGCCGGAGACCGGTGGGGACTATAAAACCCTCATCGGCGCCGTCCGCGGCCGCCCCGGCTCCTTTGTCCGTGCCTCGCAGGATCTGAACCAGGCGAGTCTGGACCGCACCCGCCTTGATACCTACCTGGCCGCCGTCCACGAAATCAACAGCACCGATCCCACCAAGCTCAAGGCAGCCACGCCGCTGCTGGCCCGCAGCCTCAGCGTGCAGTTCGACGACAAGTGCCTGCAGGAGCAGCCCGACCTGCAAGCCTCCTGCCTGACGGCCAAGCAGGACAGCCTGATCCTCGACGACGGCCATAGCCAGTCGATCGTCTCCGCGCTGACGACCGGCTCGGTGGGCGACCTGGCGCTCGAAGCCAGCTATACGCCACAGGCCAATTACGGCTACTACAGCCCATATATTTCCTCGGTTGTCGATATCGCGCACATCCTGGACAGCTTCCACACTGCGCAGTACCAGTACATTCCCGGCCTGGCCTCGTTCCGTGACGGCGCATATGAGCTCAAGCTCAACGCCCCACCCTCGTTCCACAATCCGAAGTCAGTGATCGTGGTCGCCCTGCCGCCTGTGGAAGGCTCCCAGCCTCCGCCGCTCCACCCCATCGATGAAAAGCAGGCATTCTGCGCGGAAAAGAAGGACCTGGTGCTGCCGGTAGACGGCGCGCCGCTGGTCTTTTCCACACCTTATGCACACAATCTGAAACTCCACCTGGAGAGCGACGGCAAGAGCTTCGACCTGCCCCTGGTGCCGGATGCAGCCAAGGGCGGTTTCCGCGTGGATACGAAATCGCTTGGCGGCACCGTCCCTGGTCCAAACACCGAGGCTTCGGTCAAGGGTATTTGGGGCTTCTCACCCTTTGACGGTCCGAAGTTCCACCTGCAGGGCGCACGCGAGCAGAAATGGGAACTGGCCTCCACGGACCAGAACGCGCTGGTGGTCGGCCGCGACGATACCATCCACCTTGAGGCCCTCGACGCGAGCTGCGTGGACTCTGTCGAGTTCAAGGACGCAGGCGGCAAAGAGAGCAAGGCCGACTGGAAGCTCTCGAAACCCAACCAGCTCGAGGTCAAACTCGCGCTCAAGGATGCCAAACCCGGTGAGCTGACCCTCATCGTGAAGCAGGCCGGGCTCGAGAAGCCTGAACCGATTCTGACGAAGGCCTACGCCGAAGCCGGCCATCTGGACAGCTTCACCATCCATGCCGGCGACCCCAACGGTCTGCTCAAAGGCAGCCGCCTCGACGAGGTCGCCAGCCTGACGGTCAAGGGCGCGAAGTTCGAGCCCGGCAGCCTCTCGAGCGCGGAAGGCAGCGATGAGCTGCCCATGCTGACAAAAGACACCAAGACCGCCTCGGACTTCACCGCCGGACAATCGCTCGACGCGACGGCAACGCTAAAAGACGGCCGCACGCAGAGTGTCAGCGTCACCGTCGACTCCGCCCGCCCGCGCATCGCGCTCATCGGCAAGAACATCGAGTCCGACAACAGCGCGAACGACAACATCCAGCTCGCCAACCAGGACGAGCTGCCGCAGAACAGCAAGCTGGTCTTCTCCATCAAGGCGCAGTCGCCCAACAGCTTCAAGCGCGAGGACAAGATTGAAGTCGCGACCGAGGACAACTCCTACTCCACCGTGCTCTCGATGGGCGAAGGCACGCTGACCCTGCAGGATGCGAGCACTGCGCTGGCCACGCTCGACCCGGCCAAAGCCTTCGGCGGCTCTGCCTTCGGCCCGCTGCGCTTCCGCATCGTGGACGCGAACGGCGACAAGGGCGACTGGCAGCCGCTGGCCACGCTGGTGCGCCTGCCGCAGTTCAAGACGCTCAACTGCCCCTCGGACACGACACAACCCTGCAAGCTCTCGGGCTCGAACCTGTTCCTCGTCGGCTCCGTGGCCGGCAGCCAGCAGTTCGATCACCCGGTGCAGGTGCCCGATGGCTTCCCCGGCAATGTGCTGCCGGTGCCGCATCCTGCCGGCGGTCAGCTCTTCGTGAAGCTGCGCGACGACCCCTCGGTCGTCAACCAGGTCACGCTGACGGCAGTCGTAGCTCCGGCGCCTGCACCGGCTGCGGCCCCGGCACAGCCGGCGGTAACACCGGTGAACCCGGTGATCGCGCCGGACGGCAAGCCTCGGCCGGACTATACGCGGCCTTCGACACCGAACACGACAACCTCGAACAGCAGCTCGTCTACAGACAACTCGACGAATAGCTCTTCGACAACACAGAGCAACAGCCAGTCCGCACAGCCGCAGGCGTCGAGCACCCATTCGCCGTCTGTGGCTGACCCCTCTTCTTCCAGCAGCGAGACGCCGGCCGCGACCACCACGGCCAGTACCGCTTCGCCGCAATAGCAATTCCCTCCGGCACTCGTGGCGGGTGGGGTAATCTGGACTCCACCGAACACCTCACCTGCCATGAGCTACCGGCACACCATCCGCGGCGTCTCCTACGTGTTTGCCGATCTTCGCGAGCTGCTCGCGAAGGCCACCCCGGCGCGCAGCGGCGATGAGCTGGCAGGCATCGCTGCAACCTCCGCCGCCGAGCGCGTAGCCGCGCAGATGACTCTCGCCGATCTGCCTCTCGCCGAATTTCTCTCGAAACCTCTTATCGAAGAAGACGAGGTCACGCGCCTCATCCACACGCAACAGGATGCCGCGGCCTTTGCGCCGCTGGCGGGCTTTACCGTGGGCGAGCTGCGCGACTGGCTGCTGGGCGATGAGGCCACCGGGGAGCGCCTCGCGTCGCTGCACTGGGCCTTTACGCCGGAGATGGCAGCCGCCGTCTCAAAGCTCATGCGCCTGCAGGACCTGGTCCTCGTCGCGCGCAAGATCGAGGTCGTCACCCGCTTCCGCACCACCATCGGGCTCAAAGGCACGCTCGCCTCGCGCCTGCAGCCGAATCACCCTACCGACGATCCCACCGGCATCGCCGCATCGATCCTCGACGGGCTGCTGCTCGGCGTGGGCGATGCGGTCATCGGCATCAATCCGGTCTCGGATAACATCGCCACCACCACTACGCTGCTCACACTCATCGACCGCGTGCGCGAGCGGTATCGCATCCCGGTGCAAAGCTGCGTGCTGGCGCACATCACCACGCAGATGCAGGCGCTCGCACGCGGAGCGCCGGTCGATCTGCTCTTTCAGTCGATCGCGGGCACGGAGAAAGCGAATGCCTCCTTCGGCGTCTCGCTCTCTCTATTAGATGAAGCGTATGCAGCGGGACTCTCGCTCAAGCGCGGCACGCTCGGCAACAACCTGATGTACTTCGAGACCGGCCAGGGCAGTGCGCTTTCTGCGAATGCACATCATGGCATCGATCAGCAGACATGCGAGGCACGCGCCTATGCCGTCGCACGGCAATACAAGCCGCTGCTGGTGAACACCGTCGTCGGCTTCATCGGGCCTGAATACCTTTACGATGGCAGGCAGATCCTGCGTGCCGCGCTCGAAGATCATTTCTGCGGCAAGCTGCTCGGTCTCCCGATGGGTTGTGATGTCTGCTACACCACGCACGCCGAGGCCAACGACGACGACACCGACGCCATCATGACCATGCTCGGCGTCGCGGGCGTGAACTACATCATGGGCGTGCCCGGAGCCGATGACGTGATGCTCAACTACCAGAGCACTTCGTTCCATGACATCGCCTATCTGCGCACCGCGCTCGGATTAAGACCCGCGCCGGAATTCGAAGCCTGGCTTAACACCGGCCTGCGCGACGATCTATCGCTCGCAGGACTGCTGACCGCATGAGCGAAACGCCAGGCCGCCGCGACCCCGCTGCCCCACTCCTCGAGCCTGCGCGTTCGCGGCCAGCGGGAGCGCGTGCCGAAGGCGATCCGCACTGCGCGCAGCAGATGGGTGCCCCACGTCTCGATGCTGAGACGTGGGAGACAATGCGATCCGCACTGCGCACGCATACGCCCGCGCGTGTCGCCCTGCGCAGCGCCGGGCGCTCGCTCGCGACCAGCGAAATTCTCGACCTGAACTGGTCGCTTGCGCAGGCGCGCGATGCGCTACACACGCCGCTGAGCCTCGCCACGCTTGTGCCATCCTGCATCGCTGCCAAATGGACACCGTTGCGTACGCACAGCGCCGCACGCGATCGCGGAGAGTACCTGCGACGCCCCGATCTCGGACGCCGGCTCAGCGCAGACTCACGGGATGCACTCACGGCTCTCGATGCAAAACCGCAACCGCTGGCCATCATTCTCGCTGACGGCCTCTCACCGCTGGCCATCGAACGGCATGCCGTGCCGCTGCTGCTAGCACTGCGTGCGCTTGTACCGGAGATCGCTGCAGCACCGCTGGTCATCGCCGAGCAAGCGCGAGTAGCCATCGGCGACGAGATCGGCGAGCTGCTCCACGCACAACTTGCCCTACTCATGATTGGCGAACGCCCCGGTCTGAGCTCGCCCGACTCGCTCGGCGCTTACTTAACATGGTCACCAAAAACAGGAAGGACGGATGCCGAGCGCAACTGCATCTCGAACATCCGTCCTGAAGGTCTGCGCTATCCCGAGGCCGCGGAGAAAATCGCCTTCTACCTGCGCGCAGCACGCCAGCTCGGCCGCACCGGCGTCGATCTTAAAGAGGACTCGCTGCTGCCATCGGGAGAGAGATAGAGGAAATGAGGGATAGGGGATAGAAAACCAGGGTGCCCCACGTCTCGCTTCCGAGACGTGGGATAACATCCTAGCGCAGAACGCAAACTACACCCTATACCCTGCCTTTCACCAGACATACGTGGCCACAGCAGCGGCCGGCAGAGAAGTCGTGATCGCTTTGCCGTGATCGCGAATCTCGAATTTCTGCTCTTCCTTCGAGGTATTCGCAACAATCACCACCAGTTTGCCGCCCGGTACCTTGAAGGCCACATTCTCCAGCCCCTCCGGCTCATTCGAGCCGATGCGCACCGAGCCATCCGGCACAAACTTCGAGGCCTGCGCCACGGTGTAATAAGCCACATTGCGCGTGATCGAATCACCGTCAATCGTGATCGCGCCTTCGCACATCGGGCAACCGCCATCGTTGGTGTGCGGGCCGAAAGATGGATCGGCAGCCAGGTTCCACAGCAGCACATTGCGTGCCCAGTTACGCGGA contains the following coding sequences:
- a CDS encoding VWA domain-containing protein; translated protein: MALSLFMLGAAQQQQQQQSIPDAPAPATTGLSDLKNQVTPGSGATADTKQGDQNAQQNAPQNQSSGQNSNSSQTPQPNQQDATPQQPPPQTFGNQQDQSAFLIRVPVNYIQVPVRVWDKHHHQVAGLEPEQFRIYEDGNPQNLATFSVVPEPLSVAFVIDQTLPSDIMKKVNDSLDAITGAFAPYDSMAVITYNTSPELVTTFTGMRGARLPAALQSAKRPGRDMGMPTVSGPMASGMSINGNSPDPNLAPQRGNMSGFLVAPKESHPLNDAILFAARELARQPHDRRRVIYVIGDGKDQRSKVTQKEVLKFLLTNNISVYGTLVGDSATWGVGYLDKLRLPLLPTDNVLPKYATFTGGYLNAQFSENGIQRSFADIAASLRSDYTLGYYSHAPSLSEKHHSIEVKVKVPDVDVSAKEGYYPSLANVSQ
- a CDS encoding DMT family transporter: MLLHSAPAWGGGPVLFGLSTSALWGISDFSGGLAARRTPPALIVSFAHALSFVILIAICLLRHEPLDAVSIRLGLLSGIAAGIGIITLYRALSMGSMGMAAATCGVVTTLIPVLTSWFLEGHAGTLQLAGFALAALAILLISLSPSEHAQPRALWLAAAAGVLFGAMLICMRFGAGHSVLWTLAWTRAASTAMGLGASAMLPAAERRWTGGAAALMLATVIALGDTGGNLFYMLATLAGRMDSATVLSALYPGTTMLLAVLILRERASRTQAAGMVLALAAVALIAL
- a CDS encoding ethanolamine ammonia-lyase subunit EutB; protein product: MSYRHTIRGVSYVFADLRELLAKATPARSGDELAGIAATSAAERVAAQMTLADLPLAEFLSKPLIEEDEVTRLIHTQQDAAAFAPLAGFTVGELRDWLLGDEATGERLASLHWAFTPEMAAAVSKLMRLQDLVLVARKIEVVTRFRTTIGLKGTLASRLQPNHPTDDPTGIAASILDGLLLGVGDAVIGINPVSDNIATTTTLLTLIDRVRERYRIPVQSCVLAHITTQMQALARGAPVDLLFQSIAGTEKANASFGVSLSLLDEAYAAGLSLKRGTLGNNLMYFETGQGSALSANAHHGIDQQTCEARAYAVARQYKPLLVNTVVGFIGPEYLYDGRQILRAALEDHFCGKLLGLPMGCDVCYTTHAEANDDDTDAIMTMLGVAGVNYIMGVPGADDVMLNYQSTSFHDIAYLRTALGLRPAPEFEAWLNTGLRDDLSLAGLLTA
- the eutC gene encoding ethanolamine ammonia-lyase subunit EutC codes for the protein MSETPGRRDPAAPLLEPARSRPAGARAEGDPHCAQQMGAPRLDAETWETMRSALRTHTPARVALRSAGRSLATSEILDLNWSLAQARDALHTPLSLATLVPSCIAAKWTPLRTHSAARDRGEYLRRPDLGRRLSADSRDALTALDAKPQPLAIILADGLSPLAIERHAVPLLLALRALVPEIAAAPLVIAEQARVAIGDEIGELLHAQLALLMIGERPGLSSPDSLGAYLTWSPKTGRTDAERNCISNIRPEGLRYPEAAEKIAFYLRAARQLGRTGVDLKEDSLLPSGER